The DNA segment GTGCCAACTATGGATCTCAGGGAGGTCGAATTGTAATTAGTGTTTCAGCTGATGGTACACCCCGCACTGCAACTATAAGATCTACGGCTCCAGTTGAGCTTAAAAAACTCAAGTATTCTGTGTCCCTTGATATTTTCCACCTAAGTCTATCCATGAACAAGGAGAAAAAATCTACACAAATGGAGCTTGAAAGAGCCAGATCAATCTATCAAGAACATTTGGAAGACAGTAACCTCCATGGAGCAAGAGTTACATTGCTTGACATGCAGAATGCAAAGTTTGTGAGGCGATCTGGTGGTCTTAAAGAGATTGCAGTGTGCTCACTCTTTAGCGCCACTGATATATCGGTCAGATGGGAGCCTGATGTACATATAGCTTTGGTTGAACTTGGGCTGCACTTGAAATTACTTCTGCACAATCAGAAGCTTCAGGAACTTGCTAAAGGTGACCGTAAAGATAATGGGCAGGGCACTGAGACTTCAATGGAGTCAGTACCATTGGAGAAACACAAGAAAAGAGAATCCATCTTTGCTATTGATGTGGAAATGCTTCATATAGCTGCAGAAGTTGGAGATGGTGTTGAGACAACTGTCCAGGTGCAGTCAATCTTTTCCGAAAATGCTCGGATAGGTGTGCTTCTTGAAGGGTTAATGCTCAACTTTAATAATGCAAGAGTGTTTAGAAGCAGTAGAATGCAAGTCTCTCGCATTCCAAATGCCTCTGGAAGTGCATCAGCTGCAAAACACGAGATAGGCACAACATGGGATTGGGTTATTCAAGCCCTTGATGTCCACATATGCATGCCATACAGGTTGGAATTGCGGGCCATCAATGATTCTGTTGAGGAAATGCTTCGAGCTTTAAAGCTTGTTACTGCTGCAAAAACTAAACTTTTGTTTCCCAATAAGGAAGAGAAACCAAAagctaaagcaactagcgcatcaAAAATTGGACGAGTTCGATTTTGCATAAAGAAACTCACTGCTGATATTGAAGAACAACCAATACAGGGATGGCTTGATGAACATTATCAGTTGTTGAAGAAGGAGGCTTGTGAATTAGCTGTCAGATTAAACTTTATTGATGAGCTTATTGCGAAAGGTACCAAATCTCTTGGTGTTGCGGAGAAAAATGATTCTCTTGAAGATGGTAAGATCCACTTCAATGGAGAAGACATTGACGTGGATGACGCTTCAGCCATTCAGAAACTGCGAGAGGAGATCTATAAGCAGTCATTCCGGTCATACTACCAGGCATGCCAAAATCTTGTGCAATCGGAAGGATCTGGAGCCTGTAGTGAAGGGTTTCAAGGGGGTTTCAAGCCTAGCACTGCCAGAAGTTCTCTCTTTTCAATTTCTGCTACAGAGCTGGATGTAAGTTTGACAAGAATTGAAGGAGGTGATTTCGGGATGATAGAGATTCTGCAAAAGCTTGATCCAGTATGCCGTGCACATAGCATCCCATTTTCACGATTATATGGTAGTAATATCAATTTGCAGACGGGTTCCCTTGCTGTTCAGATAAGAAATTACACGTGCCCACTATTTGCTGCAACTTCTGGCAGATGTGAAGGACGTGTTATATTAGCTCAGCAGGTCTGATCGTTGCTCTTTTCCTGTTTTCTTCATCTTTAAACTATTAAACAAATCTTTTGGCGAAAATATTTCCACAAGAACTATTTGCAATTATGTGAAACCTATACAAATGATTTCTTTCTGAAGGATGTGACAGCCAAATTGGCGCCCATCATAAAAAAGAAGCAGGTAGATGCACCATCTAGTATCTTGTAATAAGACCCACTGAATTACCAATGCTAAGATGTGGATCAATTCAAACagttcttttttaatttttaatttttaatttgggAAAAGGTTCAAATTTGCCTTCGTTAATAGTTGAGGTGAGATCTACCATTGCAGTTGCAAAAATGGGCTAGATTTACCCTTGTTGAATAATGGTCAATTATTATGACTAATCACCATTAACCCATAGTTTAGGGGAAAATCTAGGCCATTTCGCATAGTTTATGCGCAAATTTGGATCTTTTCCCAACTTCTAAATCATAAATCCTAAACCATCGCATTACCTCCTGCATGCACAGCCGCCAGGAGACCCTTCTTCGACCAGCTGTCTCCACCATTGACACCCACTTACAGACGTCCCATTCATCATAAAATCCCTCCACTTCTCCTCCGCTTCGCCACACTGCACCAAACCTCCTTTCATGCCTGACTGCGTAAAAATTTGCTCAATAGCTCCTTCCATTCACAAGAAAATAGCCACATTTTCCATTTTATCTCCACTGACTCACCTCTCGGCCATACTCATTCCATTGTCGATACCACCttcaattcaaaaaattcatgACTGAACAGTATCACCTTGGTTTCATCTCCTCCAGTACCAAAGCAGACATCCGTATCTTcctagtttcccattctccctacACAACTCAAAAGCTCTGTTATCTGTAGTTTTTAAAAACTCCTGAAACTTTCAGTAAATTTTTGCCTCGGATTGTTTGGATATGATTATTTTGAGTTGATCTAGATTGATCAGATGTGGTTTGATTAATTCGACTTCATTGTCATTATTATCTACAGGTTAGGGATGTAACTTTTTCTAGAATCAGTTGTTTACAAAGTTGTAAATGTAATCACTATAATTTCCTAGCCAAACTCCATACTCGAGGGAACTTTCAAGTTTTTCCATTGTTTCCAATCTTTTCTTCCTATTCTACAATCAAGTGACTGAAATGCTACCTTGTGCAAGTTAGCATTGGCAGCAAGACTTTATTGGAGATAGCATTATGTTTAACTTTGCTTCTTTGCATTGGAGTATCGTGTTAAAGTGGCAAGCTATATTATATTCCTCATTCTACAGTATTTTATTCTTGAGAAGTATATTAGTTTGTTTTAGAATGTTTTGAATTTTGACGACAGACTTGTTAACACAAAATCAACCTTTTTATCCATGTTGCGTGCAGGCAACATGTTTTCAGCCTCAAATCCACCAAAATGTGTACATTGGGAGATGGAGGAAGGTCCATTTGCTCCGTTCTGCTAGTGGGACAACACCACCAATGAAAACATACTCTGATTTGCCCTTACATTTTCAGAAAGCAGAAATTTCCTATGGAGTTGGTTTCGAACCAGCTCTTGCTGATATTAGCTATGCTTTTACAGTGGCGCTGCGTAGGGCCAATTTGAGCATCAGAAATCCAAGTCCAGATCCTCCGCAGCCGAAAAAGGAAAAGAGCTTGCCATGGTGGGATGAAATGAGAAACTACATTCATGGAAACACCTCCTTATATTTTTCTGAGTCCCAATGGAATATTCTTGCCAGTACTGATCCTTATGAAAAGTCTGACAAGCTTCAGATAAGATCTGGGTATATGGAACTCCAGCAGTCAGATGGCCGCGTTTATTGTTTTGCAAAGAAGTTCAAGATTCTAGTGAGCAGCTTGGATAGCTTGTTGAAGAACTCCAACTTAAAGCGTCCATCTGGCTTTTCCTGTACTTTCATAGAGGCCCCGGCCTTTAGTCTTGAAGTGATAATGGAGTGGGAATGTGATTCTGGAAACCCTCTAAACCATTATTTATTTGCATTTCCCAGTGAAGGAGTGCCTCGTGAAAAAGTTTATGATCCATTTAGATCAACTTCTCTGTCACTACGGTGGAATTTGTTGCTTAGGCCCTCTCTTCCCAGTCATGATAATCAGTCAAGCTTATGTGCAGTGGGTGATCAGGGTGCCTTGGATGCAGCTGGTTGTGGTGCAACGAAGCCAGATAGCTTGTCAGTTTCTCCAACACTAAAACTTGGTCCTCATGATTTGGCATGGATACTGAAATTCTGGAGCTTAAATTATAATCCGCCTCACAAATTGCGGTCTTTTTCTAGGTGGCCACGTTTTGGAATACCGAGAGTTCCTAGATCTGGCAATCTTTCATTAGACAAGGTGATGACAGAATTTATGTTCAGAGTTGATGCCACACCAGCATGCATAAGGCATATGCCTTTAGACGATGATGACCCAGCAAAGGGGCTGACATTTTCTATGAATAAATTAAAATATGAACTTTATTATGGCCGAGGAAAGCAAAAATACACCTTTGAGAGCAAGCGTGACACTCTTGATCTTGTGTACCAGGGTCTTGACCTCCACATGCCTAAGGCATTTATAAATAGAGATGATGATAGCAGTGTTGCAAAAGTAGTTAAAATGACTAGGAAAACATCACAATCTGCATCAACAGAAAGGTCTTCTAACGATAAAACTAGCAGTGTGAGCAGCAGCATGGAGAGACAGCGTGATGATGGGTTTCTTTTATCATCTGAGTATTTTACAATCAGAAGGCAAGCCCCAAAAGCTGACCCAGATAGGTTGTTGGCGTGGCAAGAAGCTGGTAGGAGAAATCTGGAGATGACATATGTGAGATCTGAGTTTGAAAATGGGAGTGAAAGTGATGACCATACAAGATCTGACCCAAGTGACGATGATGGATATAATGTAGTGATCGCTGATAATTGTCAGCGAATCTTTGTCTATGGTCTAAAGCTTTTGTGGACACTTGAGAATAGAGATGCAGTTTGGTCTTGGGTAGGTGGAATATCTAAGGCTTTTGAATCTCCAAAACCATCTCCTTCTAGGCAATATGCCCAAAGAAAGTTGCTGGAGGATAGTGAGGTAATTGATAGAACTGAATTACCTCAAGATGATATCCAGAAGTCTCCAGTTAGTCATTGTGCAAGCTCCTCTTCTCCACAACACGTGAGGCCATCAAAAGCACAAGTAGAATCACCTCCATCAAGTGAAGTTAAAGTAGAAACTCTTCCATCCAGTTCCGCTGGTAAGCTCTAATTGGACCTTGACTCTCTATCTTGACTTAGAGCATTAGATATGTGTATTCTTCTTTGAGAATTAGTGAAACTTCAaagccaaaaaaaataaaataacaataattaaAGAAAGAATTAGTGAAATGTAGCATAGTTCTAAAAACGCTGCATCTTGGATAGTTGTTAGTTATTATACATAAGGAGTTTACTTTATGATCTAATACATAAGCACTAAAAGTCAATATTTCTAGTTCGCATATTTGGCATATCCAATCTACCTTCTGGACTAGCCCTCTTTTTTGACAATCGATTAATTGTAGCAGCTTGACATGGCTGCATTTGCTTGTGATCTATATAAATGTTTGTATAATATTTGAGATATGGGTCATAATCTTTTGTTATCGTTCTCACTACTTAAACTCCTCACCGCAATACGTTATCTCTATTACCAGCAAAGCTTGCCAACATTGAAGACTGTGAGGGGGAGGGCACTCGCCATTTCATGGTCAATGTCATTGAACCACAATTCAATCTTCACTCAGAAGATGCAAATGTAAGTTAATTATCTGTTGATATTTCAGAGCTTAACTAATTGGATTGGTTCTCGGTCACAGCTTTTCTAGTTTACTGTATCCTTATTCactgtcatgtcattgatatttgtttctttttccttttggattGAAATCCTCTGAACCTTATGCTTGCTTGTAATATTCATTTGTAATGTCAACTGTTTACATAAGTCATCTCTGTACCTTATTGTAAGCTTCTAGCTACAtgaaatattttccttcattgaCAAAATAAATAGTTACCATACGCGGCAAAAGGTGCAAGTAGCAGTGTAGCACACATTGAGGATAGGATGAGAGGTCACTTTAGGTTTGTCATATCCTGCATTGGCCTCTGATGCTTCGGTGCTTAGGTGTAAAACCATGAGCGAAGGTGTTAAAACAGGACGAGGTAGACCTAATATCACATGGAAGGAAGTTGCCAGAAATGATCTACAATCTCTTGGAATCCTTGCAGATCTAGTGAAAAATAGGGATCTATATAGGCGATACCAATTAGTTGTATTAATGTTAGTACATTTATTTTAGGTCCTATTCAACTGTTTACAGAAGTCATCTCCCTGTATTGTTTTGTTCAATGTTATGTTTAGTCATTCTTATTCTCTACTCCTTTGTTGAACAATCTGGACTAGTCTTGACCTTTTTTTTTTGCAACTTAAGATATTAACAATTTCCGCTTTCCTATCTCaaactttttttaaaattaaactgAAATAAGTAGATAGTGCATATATAGGAAGCACTATAGCATTATACGTAGGAAAAAAACTCCTTTTCTCTATCTTTTCTTGCATAAATAATTCTTGAATATCAATGAAAGGAAAATAATTTAACCTTAAGAATTCTCTCCTGGAGAAATGCTTTTCATAAGTCCCTTGCTGTGTCCTCAAGTGTTAGGCATGTGAAAGAATTTGGGCATCCAATTATTCAAACCCAAAACCTTATAGGCAATGGGTGGAGTAGCCCGGGATATTATAAACCCCTTTGAAACCCTTATATAACCTATGAGGGACAAGTATATTCTTTAACAATAACACCCTCTTACACGTGTAACCCAGTTCAAGGGTACA comes from the Nicotiana sylvestris chromosome 4, ASM39365v2, whole genome shotgun sequence genome and includes:
- the LOC104242493 gene encoding protein SABRE isoform X2, producing the protein MRQCSLKSFVLPKLDMKFVHREVGLMVENNIMGIQLKGTKTRSFEDVGESTRVDVQMEFSEIHLLKDGGISVVEILKLDVVSSVYIPLQPASPIRSEVDVKLGGTQCNLVITRLHPWMQLHALRKRKMVLRGESSTREKSHSSDHKAFMWTSTISAPEMTVVLYDLDGSPLYHGCSQSSHVFANNISSTGTVVHMELGEFNLNMSDEYRECLKESLFGVETNMGSLIYIAKISLDWGKKDMDSPEDCLKNKTVLSVDVTGMGVHLTFQRIGSLMSTALSFKRLLKSLSGSGKKPHNQVTKSSKPSGKGIQLIKFNLERCSLNVCGEVGLENSVVPDYKRANYGSQGGRIVISVSADGTPRTATIRSTAPVELKKLKYSVSLDIFHLSLSMNKEKKSTQMELERARSIYQEHLEDSNLHGARVTLLDMQNAKFVRRSGGLKEIAVCSLFSATDISVRWEPDVHIALVELGLHLKLLLHNQKLQELAKGDRKDNGQGTETSMESVPLEKHKKRESIFAIDVEMLHIAAEVGDGVETTVQVQSIFSENARIGVLLEGLMLNFNNARVFRSSRMQVSRIPNASGSASAAKHEIGTTWDWVIQALDVHICMPYRLELRAINDSVEEMLRALKLVTAAKTKLLFPNKEEKPKAKATSASKIGRVRFCIKKLTADIEEQPIQGWLDEHYQLLKKEACELAVRLNFIDELIAKGTKSLGVAEKNDSLEDGKIHFNGEDIDVDDASAIQKLREEIYKQSFRSYYQACQNLVQSEGSGACSEGFQGGFKPSTARSSLFSISATELDVSLTRIEGGDFGMIEILQKLDPVCRAHSIPFSRLYGSNINLQTGSLAVQIRNYTCPLFAATSGRCEGRVILAQQATCFQPQIHQNVYIGRWRKVHLLRSASGTTPPMKTYSDLPLHFQKAEISYGVGFEPALADISYAFTVALRRANLSIRNPSPDPPQPKKEKSLPWWDEMRNYIHGNTSLYFSESQWNILASTDPYEKSDKLQIRSGYMELQQSDGRVYCFAKKFKILVSSLDSLLKNSNLKRPSGFSCTFIEAPAFSLEVIMEWECDSGNPLNHYLFAFPSEGVPREKVYDPFRSTSLSLRWNLLLRPSLPSHDNQSSLCAVGDQGALDAAGCGATKPDSLSVSPTLKLGPHDLAWILKFWSLNYNPPHKLRSFSRWPRFGIPRVPRSGNLSLDKVMTEFMFRVDATPACIRHMPLDDDDPAKGLTFSMNKLKYELYYGRGKQKYTFESKRDTLDLVYQGLDLHMPKAFINRDDDSSVAKVVKMTRKTSQSASTERSSNDKTSSVSSSMERQRDDGFLLSSEYFTIRRQAPKADPDRLLAWQEAGRRNLEMTYVRSEFENGSESDDHTRSDPSDDDGYNVVIADNCQRIFVYGLKLLWTLENRDAVWSWVGGISKAFESPKPSPSRQYAQRKLLEDSEVIDRTELPQDDIQKSPVSHCASSSSPQHVRPSKAQVESPPSSEVKVETLPSSSAAKLANIEDCEGEGTRHFMVNVIEPQFNLHSEDANGRFLLAAVSGRVLARSFHSVLSIGYEVIEQALGGGNVQIRESQPEMTWNRMEYSVMLEHVQAHVAPTDVDPGAGLQWLPKIRRSSPKVKRTGALLERVFMPCDMYFRYTRHKGATADLKVKPLKELSFNSHNITATMTSRQFQVMLDVLTNLLFARLPKPRKVSLSYPAGDDEDVEEEADEVVPDGVEEVELARVNLEQKERAQKLIQDDIRKLSLYNDASVDRNPVKEGDLWIISGGRSILVQRLKKELLNAQKSRKVASASLRMALQKAAQLRLMEKEKNKSPSCAMRISLQINKVVWSMLVDGRSFAEAEINDMIYDFDRDYKDVGVAKFTTKYFVVRNCLPNAKSDMLLSAWNPPTEWGKKVMLRVDAKQGAPKDGNYPLELFQVEIYPLKIHLTETMYRMMWEYFFPEEEQDSQRRQEVWKFSTTAGSRRAKKGSSIQEAPVSSNHLTKDPQVCAKSSNSALPVTSASQFPSSGDSSQVSKLQNLKANIVCGSTPELRRTSSFDRTWEENVAESVTDELMLQMHSSSVTSSTSEPFAGIEQPDEGNRNKSKESKLIKSGRSSHEEKKVGKAQDEKKSRPRRMREFHNIKISQVELLVTYEGSRFAVSDLRLLMDTFHRVEFTGTWRRLFSRVKKHIIWGVLKSVTGMQDKKFKDKAHNQREAGAAGVPDIDLNLSDSDGGSAGKSEQNPLSWPKRPPEGAGDGFVTSIKGLFNSQRRKAKAFVLWTMRGEAENEIPGDWSESEAEFSPFARQLTITKAKKLIRRHTKKFRSRGPKGLSSQQRESLPSSPREITPFESDSSSESSPYEDFHE